In Desulfobulbaceae bacterium, a single genomic region encodes these proteins:
- a CDS encoding DUF2442 domain-containing protein, which yields MYLSVIGVTPLEGYRLQLTFENNEDRIFDVTPYLNTGKFSELTNRDLFNSVKVKFDSIEWDNHLDLDPELLYEKSTLFLEPTN from the coding sequence ATGTATTTGTCGGTGATAGGTGTGACACCACTTGAAGGGTATAGACTTCAATTAACTTTTGAGAACAATGAAGATAGAATTTTTGATGTAACTCCATACTTGAACACTGGGAAATTTTCGGAGTTAACGAATAGAGATTTATTCAATAGTGTGAAAGTGAAATTTGATTCAATAGAGTGGGACAATCATTTGGATTTAGATCCAGAATTATTATATGAGAAAAGCACACTATTTTTGGAACCAACGAACTAA